In the genome of Segatella copri, one region contains:
- a CDS encoding O-acetylhomoserine aminocarboxypropyltransferase/cysteine synthase family protein, producing the protein MEKKLRVASLCVQGGYEPKNGEPIEVPIIQSTTFKYDNSEEMAMLFDLKKEGYFYTRLQNPTNDAVAKKIAQLEGGVGAVLTSSGQAANFYAVFNICEAGDHIVTSNEIYGGTFNLFGVTLKKLGIECTFVNPNASEEEIQKAFRPNTKVVFGETISNPGCAVLDIEKFARIAHKNGVPLIVDNTFATPINCRPFEWGADIVTHSTTKYMDGTASQVGGVVVDSGNFDWMANAEKFPGLCTPDESYHGLTYVKAFGKMGYTTKLVAQLMRDLGSIPAPMNSFILNLGLQSLHLRMRQHCENAQKVAEFLQNDERVAWVHYSGLKGDEYYDLAQKYMPHGTCGVIAFGLKGDRETAIKFMDSLDMINIVTHVADARTCVLHPASHTHRQLSDEQLKEAGIAPDLIRLSVGIEDVEDILDDIKQALDKI; encoded by the coding sequence ATGGAAAAGAAATTACGTGTCGCTTCCCTCTGCGTGCAGGGAGGCTATGAACCAAAGAATGGAGAGCCGATAGAAGTGCCTATCATTCAGAGTACTACATTCAAATATGACAACTCTGAGGAGATGGCGATGCTCTTCGACCTGAAGAAGGAGGGATATTTCTATACCCGACTCCAGAACCCTACCAACGATGCCGTGGCTAAGAAAATAGCTCAGCTCGAAGGTGGCGTGGGTGCCGTTTTGACTTCTAGCGGACAGGCTGCCAACTTCTACGCCGTGTTCAACATCTGCGAGGCTGGCGACCACATAGTTACCTCTAACGAGATTTACGGTGGCACCTTCAACCTCTTCGGCGTTACCCTGAAGAAGCTGGGCATCGAGTGCACCTTCGTAAACCCTAATGCCAGCGAGGAGGAGATTCAGAAGGCTTTCCGCCCTAACACCAAGGTGGTGTTTGGTGAAACCATCAGCAACCCGGGCTGTGCCGTGCTCGACATCGAGAAGTTTGCCCGCATCGCCCATAAGAACGGGGTGCCTCTCATCGTGGACAATACCTTTGCCACCCCTATCAACTGCCGTCCTTTTGAATGGGGAGCCGACATCGTGACCCACTCTACCACCAAGTATATGGATGGCACCGCATCGCAGGTAGGCGGCGTAGTTGTGGATAGCGGTAATTTCGACTGGATGGCGAATGCCGAGAAATTCCCTGGCCTCTGCACTCCGGACGAGAGTTACCACGGATTGACTTACGTGAAGGCCTTCGGCAAGATGGGTTACACCACCAAGCTCGTGGCTCAGCTGATGCGCGACCTGGGTTCCATCCCAGCGCCAATGAACTCGTTTATCCTCAACCTGGGTCTTCAGAGTCTGCACTTGCGCATGCGCCAGCACTGTGAGAATGCGCAGAAGGTGGCTGAGTTTCTGCAGAACGACGAGCGCGTGGCTTGGGTTCACTATAGCGGACTGAAGGGAGATGAATATTATGACCTAGCCCAGAAGTATATGCCTCATGGCACCTGCGGCGTCATCGCCTTCGGATTGAAGGGCGACCGCGAGACTGCCATCAAGTTTATGGATTCACTGGATATGATCAACATCGTGACTCATGTGGCTGATGCCCGCACCTGCGTGCTCCACCCAGCGAGCCACACCCATCGCCAGCTTTCTGACGAGCAGTTGAAGGAAGCAGGCATTGCACCAGACTTGATTCGCCTGTCAGTGGGTATCGAGGATGTAGAGGATATCCTGGATGATATCAAGCAGGCGTTGGATAAAATATAA
- a CDS encoding DUF3987 domain-containing protein, with translation MMMQDSNNTLQQNKSETCPAHQPNDSTQAGNQSVVECNKEDIAKSHSDSIELQPLIPDKDYPAGVKEWMMTAPSELKFSTLAVASSMLAVYATRIRLNYVYDNSLSAILLHVLVCGDQSSGKSFARYLMRYLMDPFIKRDAEQRAEEQKYAELKRRQGKKDGKLPPEPKTDITLLHENLSLSMLIKRADAPMKLFGTPKTLFQFADEIGAIVQASKRQFSDIKQINKTGYDLGSEFGQDYLSEASYSAVVDLMLCYVYTGTPAAVNRYMDKAAIEGGSVTRTILCNVNSQLGENPLIFKPLTEEQKQSIDTTLQKLMSLCYSEDGKSLRKESLLDTSWLDPTVKKWCEARRSDVMKSMSKALDVFYKRSSVSAFRIASLMQYLYQVEGVKTQKEIRRLVKQIYLACADRILHNMLGKWGAIYDEINADFESHPYKTCNYFDELPQEFSRKFLEEFLTRKGVRTPLKNVICNWKRKGWIEKLATGNLRKKASRAISSSKKKK, from the coding sequence ATGATGATGCAAGATTCAAATAACACCTTGCAGCAGAACAAGTCGGAGACTTGCCCTGCTCACCAGCCAAACGATTCGACCCAGGCTGGAAACCAATCAGTGGTCGAGTGTAATAAAGAGGATATTGCTAAGTCTCATTCTGACTCCATAGAACTTCAACCTCTCATTCCTGACAAGGATTATCCTGCTGGAGTAAAAGAGTGGATGATGACGGCACCCAGTGAGCTCAAGTTTTCCACCTTGGCGGTGGCGAGTTCTATGCTTGCCGTATATGCCACTCGTATCCGCCTCAATTATGTTTACGATAATTCGCTTTCTGCTATTCTTCTTCATGTGCTGGTATGTGGTGATCAGAGCTCAGGAAAATCGTTTGCCCGTTATCTGATGCGTTATCTGATGGATCCATTCATCAAGCGTGATGCCGAGCAAAGGGCAGAGGAACAGAAGTATGCCGAATTGAAGCGACGCCAAGGTAAAAAAGATGGCAAATTGCCTCCGGAGCCTAAGACAGACATCACCTTGCTCCACGAGAATCTTTCGCTCTCTATGCTCATCAAGAGAGCCGATGCTCCAATGAAGCTGTTTGGTACGCCGAAAACGCTTTTCCAGTTTGCCGATGAAATCGGTGCTATCGTGCAGGCCAGCAAGCGACAGTTTTCTGATATCAAACAAATCAACAAGACCGGATATGATCTGGGTTCAGAATTCGGTCAGGATTATTTGAGTGAAGCCAGCTATTCGGCTGTGGTAGATTTGATGTTGTGTTATGTCTATACAGGCACACCTGCAGCCGTAAACCGATATATGGATAAAGCAGCCATAGAAGGTGGTAGCGTTACCCGTACTATTCTTTGCAACGTGAATTCTCAGCTGGGAGAAAATCCATTGATATTCAAGCCTTTGACAGAGGAACAGAAGCAAAGTATAGATACTACTTTGCAAAAACTCATGTCGCTCTGTTATAGCGAAGACGGAAAATCTTTGCGTAAGGAAAGCTTGCTTGATACCAGCTGGTTGGATCCTACGGTGAAGAAATGGTGTGAAGCTCGCAGAAGTGACGTAATGAAGTCGATGTCAAAAGCTCTTGATGTTTTTTATAAACGCAGCAGTGTAAGTGCCTTTCGCATAGCTTCGCTTATGCAATACCTTTATCAGGTAGAGGGTGTAAAGACACAGAAGGAAATCCGCCGCCTGGTGAAGCAGATATATTTGGCTTGTGCCGATCGTATCTTGCACAATATGTTAGGTAAATGGGGAGCCATCTATGATGAGATTAATGCAGATTTTGAATCTCACCCCTATAAGACCTGTAATTACTTTGACGAGTTGCCGCAAGAGTTTTCCCGTAAATTCCTGGAAGAATTTTTAACTCGTAAAGGAGTGCGCACACCATTGAAGAATGTAATTTGCAATTGGAAGCGTAAAGGATGGATTGAGAAACTTGCTACCGGTAACTTGCGCAAGAAAGCTTCACGCGCCATCAGTAGTTCTAAGAAAAAAAAGTAA
- a CDS encoding CHC2 zinc finger domain-containing protein, producing MINKFDIQKLRELDILQVADLLGMGLRNKRALCIHHDDHHPSLAFNVKKNTCHCYSCGFSADTIALVRERLNLGFSEACRWLADHFDVYIADEHRDTHRKDVKKAVTASERRMASLRAHFAETHVSHGHLAESFSSGEKNGRCQSSVYVAKASVDVEFYQQMFRQMHLSESGRRFLFEERLLSPEALKVCQIVSTEQSVCMARVGCGVFDGPSLIFPYFDQEGRLVSVQSRYLGKKSPESSFDMNKVSLDEAKPKEIPRFKFAPGSHRMIYGLDRLKDYPPGEPLLITEGPSDCWTALTLGIHAIAIPSATLFDRRFQGLLAGRNLHIFPDQDEAGLSLYFELKKALPSLVYHQLPEGCKDLSEYYLKLRRSEGMTLEEAKAKVQGSVSV from the coding sequence ATGATTAATAAGTTTGACATTCAGAAACTTCGCGAGCTCGACATCTTGCAGGTGGCTGATCTTCTGGGCATGGGGCTCCGCAACAAGCGAGCCCTCTGCATCCACCACGATGATCATCATCCGAGTCTCGCCTTCAATGTAAAGAAGAACACCTGCCACTGCTATAGCTGCGGATTCTCTGCCGATACCATCGCACTGGTGAGAGAGCGGCTGAACCTGGGCTTCAGCGAGGCATGCCGCTGGCTGGCAGATCATTTTGATGTGTATATCGCCGATGAGCACAGAGATACTCATCGCAAAGATGTGAAAAAGGCGGTTACGGCATCAGAGAGAAGAATGGCTTCCCTGAGAGCGCATTTTGCGGAAACCCATGTCTCACATGGACATCTGGCAGAATCTTTCAGTAGTGGAGAAAAGAATGGCAGATGCCAATCTTCGGTTTATGTTGCCAAGGCATCCGTAGATGTGGAGTTTTACCAGCAGATGTTCCGGCAGATGCATCTTTCGGAATCGGGACGGAGGTTCCTCTTCGAGGAGCGGTTGCTCAGCCCGGAGGCATTGAAGGTCTGCCAGATAGTGAGCACGGAGCAAAGCGTATGCATGGCGAGAGTGGGGTGCGGAGTGTTTGATGGACCATCGCTCATCTTTCCCTATTTCGACCAGGAGGGAAGACTGGTTTCCGTGCAGAGCCGCTATCTGGGAAAGAAGAGCCCAGAATCATCATTCGATATGAATAAGGTATCTCTTGATGAAGCAAAGCCGAAGGAGATTCCCCGATTCAAGTTTGCACCAGGCAGTCATCGCATGATATATGGGCTCGACCGGTTGAAGGATTATCCTCCTGGTGAACCGCTGCTCATCACCGAGGGTCCCTCTGATTGCTGGACAGCATTGACCCTGGGCATTCATGCCATAGCCATCCCCAGTGCCACGCTTTTCGACCGCCGCTTTCAAGGGCTTCTTGCCGGAAGAAATCTTCACATTTTCCCTGATCAGGACGAAGCTGGATTGAGTCTTTACTTTGAGCTGAAGAAAGCATTGCCCAGTTTGGTTTACCATCAGTTGCCCGAAGGTTGCAAGGATTTGAGTGAGTATTATCTCAAGCTCCGTCGTAGTGAAGGGATGACGCTAGAGGAGGCGAAAGCCAAGGTGCAGGGCAGCGTAAGTGTCTGA
- a CDS encoding metallophosphoesterase family protein — protein sequence MRNFIHKKKIALGTGFCSIACMMMLGACDTIFDVHPYDVRVKGDTDLNAKNIRKIEETVKSKDTIRFAVISDSHQWLDDLQSAVNDINRRKDSIDFVIHCGDISDFGATKEMIWTRDKMKKLKMPSVVLLGNHDCLGTGNQSYETIFGDPDFSFIAGGVKFVCLNTNAIEYDYSRPVPNFDFMEAERSRDSLSFNRTVVCMHAAPYSEQFNNNVAKVFNYYIHQFPQLQFCLDGHGHHTQTEDLYGDGTLFYMASSCHFHEYYLFTITPKGYKYEVVKF from the coding sequence ATGAGGAATTTTATACACAAGAAGAAAATCGCCCTGGGCACAGGCTTCTGCAGCATCGCATGCATGATGATGCTGGGAGCTTGCGACACCATATTCGACGTGCACCCCTACGACGTGAGGGTGAAGGGAGATACGGACTTGAATGCCAAGAATATAAGGAAGATTGAAGAGACCGTGAAGAGCAAGGATACCATCCGGTTTGCCGTAATCAGCGACAGCCATCAATGGCTCGACGACCTGCAATCGGCGGTGAACGACATCAACCGGAGAAAAGACAGCATCGACTTCGTGATTCATTGCGGCGACATTTCAGACTTCGGTGCTACCAAGGAGATGATCTGGACTCGTGACAAGATGAAGAAACTCAAGATGCCATCGGTGGTGCTGCTGGGCAACCACGACTGTCTGGGCACGGGCAACCAGTCGTACGAGACTATCTTCGGCGACCCCGACTTCAGTTTCATCGCCGGAGGAGTGAAGTTCGTGTGCCTCAACACCAATGCCATCGAATACGACTACTCCCGTCCGGTGCCTAACTTCGACTTTATGGAGGCAGAGCGTTCTCGCGATTCGCTGAGTTTCAACCGCACCGTGGTGTGCATGCATGCGGCTCCCTATTCAGAGCAGTTTAACAACAACGTGGCTAAGGTGTTCAACTATTACATCCACCAGTTCCCTCAGCTGCAGTTCTGCCTGGATGGTCATGGTCATCACACGCAGACGGAGGATTTGTATGGCGACGGCACCCTGTTCTACATGGCTAGCAGCTGCCATTTCCATGAGTATTATCTGTTTACCATCACTCCTAAAGGTTACAAGTATGAGGTTGTTAAATTTTAA
- a CDS encoding DMT family protein: protein MNGIYTILLLVLSNIFMTLAWYGHLKLQQTGVSSHWPLIGVIAFSWAIAFFEYCCQVPANRIGFIDNGGPFNLVQLKVIQECVSLIVFAVIANLLFQGQGLHWNHAAAFLCLIAAVYFVFMK from the coding sequence ATGAACGGAATATATACAATCCTGCTCCTCGTGCTGAGCAACATCTTCATGACGCTGGCATGGTACGGACATCTGAAACTGCAGCAGACGGGCGTAAGCAGCCACTGGCCCCTCATCGGAGTCATCGCATTCAGCTGGGCCATCGCCTTCTTCGAATACTGCTGTCAGGTACCCGCCAACCGCATCGGATTCATCGATAATGGCGGTCCCTTCAACCTGGTTCAGCTCAAGGTGATTCAAGAGTGCGTGTCGCTCATCGTCTTCGCCGTCATCGCCAACCTCCTCTTCCAGGGACAGGGCTTGCATTGGAACCATGCTGCGGCATTCCTCTGCCTCATCGCTGCCGTGTATTTCGTATTCATGAAATAA
- a CDS encoding smalltalk protein, translating to MKKETWKTILQVIVTVLTALCTSLGVTSCMQYM from the coding sequence ATGAAAAAGGAAACTTGGAAGACGATTCTGCAAGTCATCGTCACGGTGCTCACTGCACTCTGTACTTCACTCGGAGTTACGAGTTGCATGCAGTACATGTAG
- a CDS encoding DNA-binding protein gives MGIKVKAIERNVAFEKGKQKWAYVMQADLYGQLTQSKVIEEAAVRSGLAKQVINAAWGAIGAVITAWATEGHSVAVPGLGSLRFGLNSTAVEDVNKVSSSLINRRYIIFVPNSEIKEELAKTSVNITCYDRNGKVVKQVTSSDKNDTDDGNGGNTGGGGNSGGGSDSGNTSQGGENAGGSGSQGTGSEGSDSTDVTI, from the coding sequence ATGGGTATCAAAGTAAAAGCTATCGAGCGCAACGTCGCTTTTGAGAAGGGTAAGCAGAAGTGGGCATACGTTATGCAGGCAGACCTCTACGGTCAGCTTACCCAGAGTAAGGTTATCGAGGAGGCTGCCGTGCGCAGCGGACTCGCCAAGCAGGTGATCAACGCTGCCTGGGGCGCCATCGGAGCGGTAATCACCGCATGGGCCACCGAGGGTCACTCTGTGGCAGTGCCGGGTCTCGGTTCACTCCGATTCGGTCTGAACTCTACCGCCGTGGAGGATGTGAACAAGGTGAGCTCTTCGCTCATCAACCGCCGCTACATCATCTTCGTGCCAAACTCCGAAATCAAGGAGGAGCTCGCCAAGACTAGCGTCAACATCACTTGCTACGACCGAAACGGTAAGGTGGTGAAGCAGGTGACTTCTTCTGACAAGAACGACACCGATGACGGCAATGGTGGTAACACTGGTGGCGGTGGTAACAGCGGTGGCGGTAGTGACAGCGGCAATACCAGCCAGGGCGGTGAAAACGCTGGCGGCAGCGGTTCGCAGGGTACGGGTTCTGAGGGAAGCGACTCTACAGACGTTACCATTTAA
- a CDS encoding BamA/TamA family outer membrane protein has translation MLAGCSASKYVQEGEYILNKVEVKSDSAAYDAGALKQYVRQKEKPKLFSLFHNPFSKKPVVYDTLQAQLSCRDLLTAMQNQGFLHAGVTLQTTIHGQEKTDSIAENGSENETGTNGKENQPANKSRKKAPKVDVTYMLHPGEPFHIGKVEYDIEDKNIEQILKLDNPENQKIKPGMRFTVDALDAERKRIANRLLDDGYFRFNKDFIQFSADTIAGQKDIAVTLNLLKYKANSNAPETDHPRYEIRNISYQSNDSDRIHLRHRVLLNATALEEGMPYSTSALQRTYNNFARLQAVKYTNIRFSEVAGNEIDSASVSTSEIPSDSTMNRLLDCHIQISTNKPSTISFQPEGTNTAGDLGAAASLTYTNRNLFRGSEQLSIQLRGAYEAITGLEGYQDQNYQEYSVEGKVVFPRFMAPFLSSSFRKRQTANSELSVSWDLQNRPEFHRRVFSTAWRYRWTEPRHHLAWRFDLLDLNYVYMPWISETFKRDYLDDVDNRNAILRYNYEDLFIMKMGFGLTYSDGVDAIRLNVESAGNLLSGFSKTLGFKINAQGQRTFLNIAYAQYAKFDFDYTRLIRFDDRNALALHADLGVAYPYGNSTVLPFEKRYFSGGANSVRGWGVRELGPGGYKGNDGRIDFINQTGDLKFDLNAEYRTSLFWKFEGALFVDAGNIWTLRNYADQPNGQFKIDKFYKQIAAAYGMGIRLNFDYFILRFDMGMKAINPAYESGDEHWAIIHPKLSRDFAFHFAVGLPF, from the coding sequence ATGCTTGCAGGCTGCTCGGCCAGCAAATACGTGCAGGAAGGGGAGTATATATTAAATAAGGTGGAAGTGAAGAGCGACTCTGCAGCGTATGATGCAGGGGCGCTCAAACAGTATGTGCGCCAGAAAGAGAAGCCTAAACTCTTCTCGCTATTCCATAACCCGTTCAGCAAGAAGCCTGTGGTGTATGATACCCTGCAGGCACAGCTCTCCTGCCGCGACCTGCTCACTGCCATGCAGAACCAGGGATTCCTGCATGCAGGAGTAACGCTGCAGACTACTATCCACGGACAGGAAAAGACGGATAGCATCGCCGAAAATGGTTCGGAAAATGAAACGGGTACGAATGGTAAGGAGAACCAGCCTGCGAACAAGAGCCGGAAAAAGGCACCAAAGGTAGATGTAACCTATATGTTGCATCCCGGAGAGCCATTCCATATCGGCAAGGTGGAGTATGACATAGAGGATAAGAACATCGAGCAGATTCTGAAGCTCGATAATCCTGAAAACCAGAAAATCAAGCCGGGCATGAGATTTACCGTGGATGCCCTGGATGCCGAGCGCAAACGCATCGCCAACCGACTGCTCGACGATGGATACTTCCGTTTCAATAAAGACTTCATACAGTTTTCTGCCGACACCATCGCCGGACAGAAAGACATTGCCGTGACCCTGAACCTGCTGAAGTATAAGGCAAACAGCAATGCACCCGAAACCGATCATCCCCGTTACGAGATTCGCAACATCAGCTATCAGAGCAACGATAGCGACCGCATCCATCTGCGCCATCGTGTGCTGCTCAATGCCACTGCCCTGGAGGAGGGAATGCCCTACAGCACCTCTGCCCTGCAGCGAACTTACAATAACTTCGCCCGATTGCAGGCAGTGAAGTATACCAATATCAGATTCAGTGAAGTGGCTGGTAATGAAATTGATAGCGCATCGGTTAGTACATCGGAGATTCCATCGGACAGTACGATGAACCGGCTTCTCGACTGCCATATCCAAATCAGCACCAACAAGCCATCTACCATCTCCTTCCAGCCGGAAGGAACCAATACGGCAGGCGACTTGGGTGCGGCGGCTTCGCTCACCTATACCAACAGAAACCTCTTCAGGGGTAGCGAGCAGTTGAGCATCCAGTTGCGTGGAGCCTACGAGGCTATCACCGGACTGGAGGGCTATCAGGACCAGAACTATCAGGAGTATTCCGTAGAAGGAAAGGTGGTGTTCCCGAGATTCATGGCACCGTTCCTTTCGAGCAGTTTCAGAAAGAGGCAGACAGCCAACAGCGAGCTCTCCGTGAGCTGGGACCTTCAGAACCGTCCGGAATTCCATCGCCGCGTGTTCTCCACGGCATGGCGCTACCGCTGGACAGAACCCCGTCATCATCTTGCCTGGCGATTCGACCTGCTCGACCTTAACTATGTGTATATGCCTTGGATATCAGAGACTTTCAAGCGCGATTATCTGGATGATGTGGACAATAGAAACGCCATTCTGCGATATAACTACGAAGACCTTTTCATCATGAAGATGGGATTCGGACTGACGTATAGCGATGGGGTGGATGCCATCCGACTCAATGTGGAATCTGCCGGAAATCTGCTCAGCGGATTCTCCAAGACACTGGGATTCAAGATTAATGCGCAGGGGCAGCGCACCTTTCTCAACATCGCCTATGCACAGTATGCCAAGTTTGATTTCGACTATACCCGCCTCATCCGTTTCGACGACCGCAATGCCCTGGCACTGCATGCCGACCTGGGAGTGGCTTATCCTTACGGCAACAGCACCGTGCTGCCTTTCGAGAAGCGATATTTCTCGGGCGGAGCCAACTCGGTGAGAGGTTGGGGAGTAAGAGAACTGGGACCTGGCGGATACAAGGGCAATGACGGGCGCATCGACTTCATCAACCAGACGGGTGACCTGAAGTTCGACCTGAATGCCGAGTATCGAACCTCGCTTTTCTGGAAGTTCGAGGGTGCCCTGTTTGTGGATGCGGGTAACATCTGGACGCTTCGCAACTATGCCGACCAGCCGAACGGTCAGTTTAAGATAGACAAATTCTATAAGCAGATAGCTGCGGCGTATGGTATGGGTATCCGATTGAATTTCGATTACTTCATCCTGCGTTTCGACATGGGTATGAAGGCAATCAATCCTGCCTACGAGAGTGGGGATGAGCATTGGGCGATCATTCATCCAAAGCTCAGTCGCGACTTCGCTTTCCACTTCGCGGTAGGTTTACCATTCTAG
- a CDS encoding Fur family transcriptional regulator, with protein sequence MKKKEKEKDMETEEIISKLEAKGIKPTSNRILVMKALASGENPQSLKDLELKMVSMDKSSIFRTLTLFLEHDAVHAFEDGRGVLNYELCEKDGACDHHDGHIHFYCESCHRSFCMEDIHIPSFELPEGFYPHSISFVIKGECPECRKKHR encoded by the coding sequence ATGAAGAAAAAAGAGAAGGAAAAAGATATGGAAACAGAGGAGATTATCAGCAAGTTGGAGGCGAAGGGCATCAAGCCCACCTCCAACCGGATTTTGGTGATGAAGGCCTTGGCGAGCGGAGAGAATCCGCAGAGTCTGAAGGACCTGGAGCTGAAGATGGTATCGATGGATAAGTCGAGCATCTTCCGAACCCTCACATTATTTCTGGAGCATGATGCGGTTCATGCGTTCGAGGATGGCAGAGGGGTTTTGAACTATGAGTTGTGCGAGAAGGATGGTGCGTGTGATCATCATGATGGTCATATTCATTTTTATTGCGAATCGTGCCATCGTTCGTTTTGCATGGAGGATATTCATATCCCGAGTTTCGAGCTGCCTGAGGGATTCTATCCCCACTCCATCTCGTTCGTCATCAAGGGGGAATGTCCTGAGTGTAGGAAGAAGCATCGCTGA
- a CDS encoding MBL fold metallo-hydrolase, translating to MLRFISFGSGSSGNSYYLYTETDSILIDVGVGIRTLKKHFHNYGLRFEDVHHIFVTHDHADHVKSVGSLSSDYHLPVYTTRKVHVGIERNYCVRKKIAPNLVHIIEKSVPLNVGEFKITPFGVPHDSTDNVGYFVECEGVAFCLITDVGHITEEMHDFIGRSNYLVIEANHSEEMLLKGPYPQYLKERILGPNGHLSNVACGQALADYASPGLRHVWLCHLSEENNHPELARKTVEQILRSKGIVAGKDFELEVLRRKTPSEIYKLV from the coding sequence ATGCTTAGATTTATATCCTTTGGCAGTGGAAGTAGCGGCAACAGTTACTATCTTTACACTGAGACGGATTCGATACTGATAGATGTTGGAGTGGGTATCAGAACGCTGAAAAAGCATTTCCATAACTATGGATTGCGATTTGAGGATGTGCACCACATCTTCGTCACGCACGACCATGCCGACCATGTGAAGTCGGTGGGAAGCCTCAGCTCCGACTATCATCTGCCAGTATATACAACCCGTAAAGTTCATGTAGGTATCGAGCGCAACTACTGCGTCCGAAAGAAAATTGCGCCCAATCTTGTGCACATCATCGAGAAGAGTGTGCCGCTGAATGTGGGCGAGTTCAAGATTACTCCGTTCGGGGTTCCCCACGACAGCACCGACAACGTGGGCTATTTCGTGGAGTGCGAGGGGGTGGCGTTCTGCCTCATCACCGATGTGGGCCACATCACCGAGGAGATGCATGATTTCATCGGTCGCTCCAACTATCTGGTGATAGAGGCGAACCACAGTGAGGAGATGCTCCTGAAGGGACCGTATCCGCAGTATCTCAAGGAACGCATCCTGGGTCCCAACGGCCACTTGAGCAATGTGGCGTGCGGACAGGCGCTTGCCGATTATGCTTCTCCGGGTCTCCGCCATGTATGGCTCTGCCATCTCAGCGAGGAAAACAATCATCCCGAGTTGGCAAGAAAAACCGTGGAGCAGATTCTCAGAAGCAAGGGCATCGTAGCCGGCAAGGACTTCGAGCTGGAAGTGCTGAGACGGAAGACGCCTAGCGAGATTTATAAATTGGTGTAA
- a CDS encoding IS4 family transposase has protein sequence MFQDKYVFAQLTAFLNRTQFNNYVRKYDGNRYVKHFTCWNQLLAMMFGQLSNRESLRDLIVALEAHRAKQYHLGLGRNTIVKATLAYANQTRDYRIFEDFAFYMMKEACKKRETNILNIPGKKYAFDSTTIPLCLATFPWAKFRSKKGGVKAHVLYDVEAQVPAFYTVTTASKHDSTAMSSITYEPNSYYIFDRAYDTFKELYKIHLTGSYYVVRAKTNLKYKMVKWKRRMPKNVLTDAEVKLTGYLSEKKYPESFRFIRYYDEEDDREFTFLTNAKHLSALDVANLYKKRWLVELFFKWLKQHLKIKRFWGTTKNAVRIQISVAIITYCLVAIVHHDMQLKRSTYEVLQILSISLTDKTRLRDLFDKTIFNDVKELDYPLFKGLFD, from the coding sequence ATGTTTCAAGACAAATATGTTTTCGCTCAACTTACTGCATTTCTGAATAGAACTCAGTTCAACAACTACGTACGCAAGTATGATGGCAACCGATACGTGAAACACTTCACTTGCTGGAACCAGCTTCTTGCAATGATGTTTGGGCAACTGAGCAATCGTGAGAGTTTACGTGACTTGATAGTTGCGTTGGAAGCTCATCGAGCTAAGCAATATCATCTGGGGCTTGGACGTAATACTATCGTAAAAGCAACTCTTGCTTATGCCAATCAGACTCGTGATTACAGGATTTTCGAAGACTTTGCATTCTATATGATGAAGGAAGCTTGCAAAAAGCGAGAAACCAACATTTTGAATATACCAGGAAAGAAGTATGCTTTTGATTCGACAACTATTCCGTTGTGTCTTGCAACTTTTCCATGGGCAAAGTTCAGAAGTAAGAAAGGAGGAGTCAAAGCACATGTCTTATATGACGTAGAAGCACAAGTTCCAGCTTTCTATACTGTGACCACAGCATCAAAGCATGATTCTACAGCAATGTCTTCAATTACGTATGAACCAAATAGTTACTACATTTTCGATAGGGCTTATGATACTTTCAAGGAACTTTATAAGATTCATCTTACAGGTTCCTACTATGTAGTCAGAGCCAAAACGAACTTGAAGTACAAAATGGTAAAATGGAAGCGAAGAATGCCAAAGAATGTACTAACTGATGCAGAAGTAAAACTAACAGGATATCTTTCCGAAAAGAAGTATCCTGAATCATTCAGATTCATTCGATACTACGATGAAGAAGATGATCGTGAGTTTACTTTTCTGACGAATGCAAAGCATCTTTCTGCGTTGGATGTCGCGAATCTATATAAAAAAAGATGGTTGGTTGAACTATTTTTCAAATGGCTAAAGCAGCATCTTAAGATAAAGAGATTCTGGGGCACAACGAAGAATGCTGTACGCATACAGATTAGTGTTGCCATTATCACTTATTGTCTCGTGGCTATTGTGCACCATGATATGCAATTGAAACGCTCGACATATGAAGTTTTGCAGATTCTAAGCATTTCATTGACGGACAAAACCCGTCTAAGAGATCTATTTGATAAGACTATTTTCAACGATGTCAAAGAACTCGATTATCCCCTTTTTAAGGGACTATTTGATTAA